The following are from one region of the Mustelus asterias unplaced genomic scaffold, sMusAst1.hap1.1 HAP1_SCAFFOLD_2483, whole genome shotgun sequence genome:
- the nfkbil1 gene encoding NF-kappa-B inhibitor-like protein 1 isoform X2, giving the protein MSLHVAMLSRKQEKLLRYVEEGSARKLKSYLRKHRGLAVSFAGRRGRTPLHVACARRDHITARLLLRHGADPTSQDQKGNTPLHLAAREARRKGLRVFEDLVVPLRKCCPAAMDVLNGEGVSPRDMLRPITKQQQSPGAAAEEEVPGKLQADREWYHKLFGECEDEFYQKCGRYEEDYLLPDPEPQTYDDWADRLAKEYAAKRAGAAGSSRRGRAARKAAEEEERRKEREQREFQERLEAEHQRYLEQAGRKGQEVAGSRKRRYERGCAEVFGRGSTAASDGRLTYADIPWPAPRGTVEEMVAVILHGVEQGERAAYRRYLRQQQVVWHPDRFLQRCGERLAETERQRILDTVTALSQALNKLSTSVR; this is encoded by the exons at GTCTCTGCACGTCGCGATGCTTTCCCGGAAGCAGGAAAAGCTGCTGCGTTACGTGGAGGAGGGCAGCGCGCGCAAACTGAAGTCCTACCTCCGCAAGCACCGCGGGCTGGCGGTCAGCTTTGCTGGACGGAGGGGCCGCACTCCGCTGCACGTGGCCTGCGCGCGCAGAGACCACATCACCGCCCGGCTGCTGCTCAGGCACGGAGCTGACCCCACCTCCCAGGACCAGAAGGGGAATACCCCCCTGCACCTGGCAGCCAGAGAGGCGCGGAGGAAAGGATTGAGAG TCTTTGAGGATCTGGTGGTTCCTCTGAGGAAATGTTGTCCAGCTGCTATGGATGTGCTCAATGGGGAAGGAGTCAGTCCACGAGACATGCTCAGACCGATAACAAAGCAGCAGCAG AGCCCAGGAGCAGCAGCAGAGGAGGAGGTGCCAGGGAAACTCCAAGCTGACAGGGAGTGGTACCACAAGCTCTTTGGAGAATGTGAGGATGAATTCTACCAGAAATGTGGGCGCTATGAAG AGGATTACCTCCTGCCCGACCCTGAACCGCAAACGTATGACGACTGGGCCGACCGCCTGGCGAAGGAGTACGCAGCAAAGCGAGCTGGCGCGGCGGGCTCCAGTCGCCGGGGGAGAGCGGCGAGGAAGGCagcagaggaggaggagcggcGGAAGGAACGGGAGCAGCGGGAGTTCCAGGAGCGGCTGGAGGCGGAACACCAGCGCTACCTGGAGCAGGCCGGGAGGAAGGGGCAGGAGGTGGCGGGCAGCCGCAAGCGCCGTTACGAGCGGGGCTGCGCCGAGGTCTTCGGCCGGGGTTCCACCGCCGCCAGCGACGGCCGGCTGACGTACGCGGACATCCCCTGGCCCGCCCCCCGGGGCACGGTGGAGGAGATGGTGGCAGTGATCCTACACGGGGTGGAGCAGGGAGAGCGGGCGGCCTATCGGAGATACCTGCGGCAGCAACAGGTGGTCTGGCACCCTGACCGCTTCCTCCAGCGCTGCGGGGAACGCCTGGCCGAGACTGAGCGGCAGAGAATCCTCGACACGGTGACTGCCCTCTCACAGGCTCTAAACAAACTGTCCACAAGTGTCCGCTAA
- the nfkbil1 gene encoding NF-kappa-B inhibitor-like protein 1 isoform X1, translated as MLSRKQEKLLRYVEEGSARKLKSYLRKHRGLAVSFAGRRGRTPLHVACARRDHITARLLLRHGADPTSQDQKGNTPLHLAAREARRKGLRVFEDLVVPLRKCCPAAMDVLNGEGVSPRDMLRPITKQQQSPGAAAEEEVPGKLQADREWYHKLFGECEDEFYQKCGRYEEDYLLPDPEPQTYDDWADRLAKEYAAKRAGAAGSSRRGRAARKAAEEEERRKEREQREFQERLEAEHQRYLEQAGRKGQEVAGSRKRRYERGCAEVFGRGSTAASDGRLTYADIPWPAPRGTVEEMVAVILHGVEQGERAAYRRYLRQQQVVWHPDRFLQRCGERLAETERQRILDTVTALSQALNKLSTSVR; from the exons ATGCTTTCCCGGAAGCAGGAAAAGCTGCTGCGTTACGTGGAGGAGGGCAGCGCGCGCAAACTGAAGTCCTACCTCCGCAAGCACCGCGGGCTGGCGGTCAGCTTTGCTGGACGGAGGGGCCGCACTCCGCTGCACGTGGCCTGCGCGCGCAGAGACCACATCACCGCCCGGCTGCTGCTCAGGCACGGAGCTGACCCCACCTCCCAGGACCAGAAGGGGAATACCCCCCTGCACCTGGCAGCCAGAGAGGCGCGGAGGAAAGGATTGAGAG TCTTTGAGGATCTGGTGGTTCCTCTGAGGAAATGTTGTCCAGCTGCTATGGATGTGCTCAATGGGGAAGGAGTCAGTCCACGAGACATGCTCAGACCGATAACAAAGCAGCAGCAG AGCCCAGGAGCAGCAGCAGAGGAGGAGGTGCCAGGGAAACTCCAAGCTGACAGGGAGTGGTACCACAAGCTCTTTGGAGAATGTGAGGATGAATTCTACCAGAAATGTGGGCGCTATGAAG AGGATTACCTCCTGCCCGACCCTGAACCGCAAACGTATGACGACTGGGCCGACCGCCTGGCGAAGGAGTACGCAGCAAAGCGAGCTGGCGCGGCGGGCTCCAGTCGCCGGGGGAGAGCGGCGAGGAAGGCagcagaggaggaggagcggcGGAAGGAACGGGAGCAGCGGGAGTTCCAGGAGCGGCTGGAGGCGGAACACCAGCGCTACCTGGAGCAGGCCGGGAGGAAGGGGCAGGAGGTGGCGGGCAGCCGCAAGCGCCGTTACGAGCGGGGCTGCGCCGAGGTCTTCGGCCGGGGTTCCACCGCCGCCAGCGACGGCCGGCTGACGTACGCGGACATCCCCTGGCCCGCCCCCCGGGGCACGGTGGAGGAGATGGTGGCAGTGATCCTACACGGGGTGGAGCAGGGAGAGCGGGCGGCCTATCGGAGATACCTGCGGCAGCAACAGGTGGTCTGGCACCCTGACCGCTTCCTCCAGCGCTGCGGGGAACGCCTGGCCGAGACTGAGCGGCAGAGAATCCTCGACACGGTGACTGCCCTCTCACAGGCTCTAAACAAACTGTCCACAAGTGTCCGCTAA